ACAATGGTCCCCATCATCAGGAGAGTTGATAAGATTACTTCTCTCTCAGGTTTTAAATTCACATGGGGTTGTGTACTTATTATCGGTGTTGCCCTAACCGACTTTGttgaataattaacaaaattggTCATCGTTGTAATTGTTAAAAGTGGCTATTTGAACCTATGGGTCAAAAGTTAGATACCTACCAACCACACTATTAGAGAATTTTCTAAAATCCCACAAATTGTGACCTACCGATTGCTCACCTTATCTCTTAACCATGAGGTCGTGGGTTTAATCCTTAGCCAAGAGAAATGTCTTTCATGGTTAGCCAtttactactttttttttaggCAAAGTACGTCTTATATATTAAGATGAAAAAGCTGAATCAGCCAACAATACATGAGAAATAAAGTGTGGAGGAACATCCCACCACTCAGAAGAGTGAAAATCAACTCCATGAGAAGCTAAACTATGTACCACAACGTTGGCTTTCCTTCTCACATGAGGCAAATAACTTGTAGTCTTCAACCACTACAGCAATCCTTGGCTGACAAGACGACGACTTCATCGCCTGCACCACCACTGCAACATCTAATTCCACCATGACCTTGTCAATTTCCAAATCGAGAAGCCTTTCCAAGCACCAGCGCAACGCAAGAGCCTCGACAACCAAAGAATCCTGCCTCAACTTCTCAAAGTGGGTTGATGCATACAAGAACTCCCTTGATTGCCCACGGATCACCATCCAAACCTCGTTCCACCGATGCTGACCACCTCACATCTATATTGGACTTCAACATCCCAGCTGGCGGCACTTGCCATCTATCTTAATAATCTTCCTCTGTATTCTTCGCAAAAGCTGCCTCCATTACCACTGCAGACTCACTTATTTTCCCGTTAAAACAAGCATTGTTGCGCCTTCCATATGCCATGAAGACCACTCCGTAACGCAACAACCTAATCCCGTGTGAAACTCAACAAACAATTCTCAAGCCAAACACAAAGAAGAACGTGAATAACATCAGAATGAATGGTTGGAGAGTGAGTAAACCACGCTGCACGAACCCAACTTCACTCAAGGAAAACATGTCGATGTGTTTCCTCACACTTGCTTAAACATAACTAGCATTCTTGCATAACGGCCATTTACTACTTTAATGCAAGCACTCGTGGCAAAAGAATTAATCAATGCTGCTAGCAGCGGTGAATAGTcgggaaaaaaaagaaataaataatcatCATAAGTAGTAGATTCAGCAATACTACTCAAATTACAATGAAAGTCTGTAAGTACAAATTAAACTTGACAGTTTACTTCCAAGCCAGAAATAAGCATGAAATCTTGAAAATAGTTAAATGGATAAGAACCTGATGCACTACCcaagctcaagtggtaagatcTATGAGACATAAGGGCTTAGGAGGGTAAAGGGTGAATGGTCCAAGGTTTGAACTCTGAttatgactaatttactaacatttttaacaactaacattttcctataaaaaaaattatccaaaGGCAAAGAAGCTATCGGGAAATTCCATGCaagtcaaataaattctttcACTGATTATTTGTTGTGGGGCCGGGGAGTTGAGTGCTCTCTGGATTCTCTGTCTCAAATCAAGCATAGAACTTCATTATCAGTTACGGTTATCCTTGATtgacataataataattttggtatgttaattaaaaaaaaacaaaattttggtATGTTGATGTTGGGTCAAAAAGcatgtgttatttttttctcCAACTATTCTCTATTACATAGCTATCAAAAATAGGCCAGGACTATTTGTACCATCCCTCTTTACTATCCACACCATCCCCTTTTTTATAATCCCAAAAATACCCCTAACATAAAAAACATACaaagtagcaaaaaaaaaatactctcacaactcaccttcttcttccttcttcctcttccactctcACATTCCCCATCCCTatttcatcttctaaatcaAGACATCACACACCTTTGAGGTATTTGAAGCTCCAAATCAGTGTAGAAAATAAGTGGGTGAGATCAAGGAAGAATCAAAGCGCAAAATAGGTTTGTTTTTGAGATTTGTACTGTTTTTTCGCGTAAATCTGGGTAGAATATATGGGTTCTGGTTCGTTCCGCTGTCAAGATAGCGGACGTTGTCTTGTTTccgctatcttagtagcggtaacttccgctactaagatagcggaagttaccgctactaagatagcggTAACTACTGCTATCaagatagcggaagttacaGAAACTTAAATTACGGATATTGTTGCAGGTTCTGGTTTTGGGGTTTGACTTGGTGAAGTTTGTTGTCTATTAGGAGCATTATGGAAGCTGGAACTTCTGAGGTTGATAATGAACATGATGGCACAATTGTTGTTAGGGTGGATCTCACAAAGGCCTTTACTCCTGATAAAGTAAGTATTAAAATTGTTTAGTAAGGACTTGCATATACGTTTATGTGATGAGATAATGATTTATAATTTTTGTATGTGCAGGCTTTTGCATCCCACACTGATCTTATTGATTGGGCTCGCTGTGTAGGTAAAGAGAATGATTATGTTGTTATTGTGATTAGGTCTGACTACGGATCTGCAAAAAGGAAGCCTTTGATAACATTGGGATGTGAACGTGGTGGGAAGTACAAACCAGCGGCTTAAGTGTTAAAATGCAGTCAAACTGGAACAAAAAAGTCTGATTGCCCTTTAAGGCTAAGAGCAAGGCCTGGCGGCGTTGATGGGCGATGGAAGGTGATAGTTCATTCTGGGATTCACAACCATGATTCAGCTGAAACATTACAAGGTCACTcttttgttggtcgtctaaatcCTGATGAAAAGGTCATGGTGGGAAGTATGATTGAGAAAAGGGTTAAGCCAAGCGACATGTTGATTGCACTAAGGGAGAAAAACCCCAACAATCTGACTCGAATCAAACAAATCTACAATGAGAAGCAAGCCTACAATAGGATTAAGAGGGGACCTTTTTCGGAGATTCAACACTTGATgaagttgttggaaggtgacaAATACGCATATTGGTCTAGGGTTGAGGGTGGTTCTAATGTGATTAAATCTCTGTTCTTTGCTCACCCTGATTCTATTCATCTTTTTAATGAATTTCCTACGGTGGTGCTTATGGACAGTACATACAAGACCAACAGGTACAAAATTCCTTTACTTGAAATGGTTGGGGTGACATCAACTAATTTGACATACTCTATTGCATTTGCTTACATGGCGAATGAGCGCACAAATGAGGTGTTATGGGCATTAAATAGGTTGAAAGGGTTGATTGTGAAGGAAGAAAATCTTCCTAAGGTAATTGTCACTGACAAGGACAATGTTTTAATGAAAGTCATTGAAGACGTGTTCCCCGCAGCTCGCCATTTGTTGTGCCAATTTCACGTTTCAAAGAGTGTGACCGGACGTTGAAGACACTTATTCAGTCGATAGAAACCCGTGTATTTATTACTGATATCTGGAATCGGTTGATGCATGCTAACAGTGAGGCTGACTACCTTAAGGAGGTTGCAGCGATGCAAGTGAATGCATGTAACTTATGGCCATACCTTGAAACCAATTGGTTGCTGTTGAGACATAAATTTGTGAAGTTCGAGATTGATACCTGCATGCATATGGGGGGtgcacaacaacaaacaagtAGTTACTAATTATAGCTTCCTTCCTCAATAATCTTTGCTTTTTGGTGAATTTATGTGATaattgttatgttatttgttgataGAGTTGAAGGTGCGCATTCAaagttgaagaagcttctttcaGATAGCCTAGGTGACTTGGTTAAAGCTTGGACTGCTGTCAACAAGCTTCTTATCATGCAGCATGACAAGATTAAAGAATCATACCAGCTCAGCATTTTTGTCACCGAGCATACTCTCAATGATGTGTTTTATAAGGATTTGCGAGGCTTTGTTTCTAGAGCAGCATTGCATATGATTGCTAGAGAGAGGAAACAAATCGGTAGGCCTCTCGTGTTGATGGTTTATATTGCGGTTGTGCGATTAGAAGAACCCATGGACTACCATGTGCCTGTGAACTTCAGAAGTTAACTTTCGTCCCATTACTTGCGGTACATGCCCATTGGAGGAAATTGAATTGGGATTGTTCAGACCCTGCCATTGATCCTGAGTTGGGCGTCAGTTTTGAGTCTGAACTTGAAGCTTTAAAAGTTAAATTTGACAGATCTTCTGCGGCAGTGAGGAAGTCCATCATTGATAGCATTAGAATGATTTCTTTCCCGGAAAGGACTTCCATGTGTCCTCCTCCAAAGAAGGTCCCAACTAAGGGTAGGCAAAAAGGCTCTTCGAAAAAGGTCACAACAAAGAGTATCAAAGTACCTAGTCAACGCTCTACAAAACGTATGGCGTCTCGTTGGGAGCGTATTAATGTACAATATCCGGGCTCTTGGGAAGGTAGCAACTCCACACCAAATACTAGTCAGCGCTCTACAAGCCGAGTGAAGAATCAAAGCCTCCGCCCAAGCATGTTGAGACAAATCCCCGAAGAGTTTCATCGATTCATTGATTCCTTGGTTCATGTAAAGGGAGACGGACACTGCGGATTTAGATGTGTTGCTGCAATGTTGGATATGGGAGAAGACAAATGGGCGATTGTTCGTCGGACTCTGATCCAAGAACTTGACACTGAATTTGACATGTACTGTTCAATATTTGGGATAGCTGAGGCAAATGAGATACGTTGTGCTTTACATGTCACTTCAGACGGGCCAGTAGGAGACGATAAGTGGATGACCGTTCCTAATATGGCATACATTATATCCACAGCTTATAAAGTGGTGTTCATGACCCTTGCTATTAGTGGATGTAACACTTTCTTCCCATTGAGAGGAAGTGCAGACCCACCGGCACTCCACAAACGCATTGCAGTTGCATTTGTTAATGAAAATCACTTTATTGGGGTATTTAACTCTTACCGTATTGTTGTCTTtttaagtatatatatatttatagtgTTCTAAGATGCTTAATTTCCCAATGCAGGTTGTTCTTTGTGATGGGCACCCAATGCCGCTCACTGCTCACATGTGGACATATCATCGCAGGAATGAGGCCAAGACATGGGTTGATCCCTATTCTGCTCGAATTGACACTTATAGTGCATATCTTGCCGCTAAACATGGTGGTGGTGATCACTCAATAATGGACCTTAGTGAGGATTAATAATTGTTGTAATGTTATAAACCTTAGAGAATTTATGAGCATTCTGAATTCTGTAATGTTATAAACCTTAGTGAATTTATGAGCATTCTGAATTCTGTAATGTTATAAACCTTAGTGAATGTATGAGCATTCTGAATTCTGTAATGTTATAAACCTTAGTGAATTTATGAGCATTCTGAATTTCATACCCAGGCAGTTACCGCTATCTTGATAGCGGACGTTACCGCTATCTTGATAGCGGAAGTAAAAAACTTAACAAGGCCTCTGCAAACTGAAATTATTGTATCCGCTATCTTGATAGCGGACGTTACCGCTATCTTGATAGCGAACGTTACCGCTATCTTGATAGCGGAAGTGAAAAATTAACAAGGCCTCTTCAAAATGAAATTATTGTATCCGCTATcttgatagcggaagttaccgctatcttgatagcggaagttaccgctaTCTTGATAGCGAACGTTACCGCTATCTTGATAGCGGAAGTGAAAAATTAACAAGGCCTCTTCAAAATGAAATTATTGTATCCGCTATcttgatagcggaagttaccgctaTCTTGATAGCGGACGTTACCGCTATCTTGATAGCGGAAGTAAAAAATTTAACAAGATGGGTACAAAGTGAGATTGGTGTATCCACTATCTTGATAGCGGACGTTACCGCTATCTTGATAGCGGATGTTAAAAATTTAATAGAACGAATTCAAGATGAGATTGTTGTATCCGCTATCTTGATAGCGGACGTTACCGCTATCTTGATAGCGGAAGTTAAAAATTTAACAGAACGAATACAATTTAGATTGTTGTAAAATTCTCAGTAAAAATTTAACAGAAAGTATACAAGATGAGAACAGAAACTAAAACTTGGCTGCAGTTTCCCATAAACATAAACTCATCCATGTCCATAAACATAGACCTATACAACATCCATGTCCATAAACATAAACAACATAAACACATAAACACATGTCCATAAACATAAACACAACTACCAAAGTCAACAACATAAACACATCCATCACTCATAAACACTAGCATCACTCATAATCAGCTGAAGTCCCAACCCCGCTAGCACTCCTCTTCTTTCTACGTTGCTTTGGCTCCTCCGGTCCCTCCAATGTCTTCTGAATAATGGAATGCATAGTATGAACTACATCCCACATGGTTGTGCCCTCTGCGGGTGCCCCAACAGTCTCTGGATTAACAGCAACAGTAGAGTATGTCGACAGCAAAGCAAACTGACCCTGTAACATTCAAAGAAAGTGTCAATATTCGCAAGGTAATATTGCAAGAAAGTGTCAATACAgggttaagttaaacaaacctCAAGAAATGACCAACGGTCAACTCTCAGCTCCTCAGGAATCATGAAAGGATGTGAGTGTTGTTTGTACCAGTCATTGTACTCAATATCACACTCGTGCGGGTAATCAACATAGCGTCCTCTAATAGTATGGTTTCGCCAATCCATCCACATAGCATCACAATCCTCGCATGAAACTTTTGATGGAGGAGCTCGAGGCTTGGACTGCACAATCCCAAACTGCCTGGATACACGCTCAGGTAGGTATGGATAAATTGAGCCGCTGAACCTGATGAATCCACTATACAGTGAGACATGTTCAAATGAACGATGAACATAATGGTCCATATAAGGCTTCCATATCACTCCACCAGCAGGAAAGTTATCAAGATTAAGTCTCTTCTGGTCCACTTTCTTTGTCCCCCTGAATGCCAACCACCTCCTAGCCACAGACATATCCGCTTTGTATTGAGGGAACTCCTTTCTCTCAAACAGCGACCCAGGAAAACGTGCATATACCCACGCCTGCATATCTAAGGTGTCAGtattaaaatacaaaaaaatacaaatgaaCTTAACAACAAATATCTCAAATACTGACCTGTAGCAAAGTTAAATACCCAGCAACTGTCCTCCCAGTCTTTTTGCAAGCCTCCCCTAACTGACCATACAAATATGCCAACGCCGCCGCACCCCATGCATACTGACCAGCCAAGCTAATATCCCTGAAAAGCTTAAGATAGGCAACACTAACAGACGTGTTACTCTTATCACAAAAGAGAGTCATGCCAACCAAGCGTAACAAGTAAGCTCGGGCTGCTTCTGTCCATTTCGATTCCTTCACACGGTTTTTCACAAGAGCTAGAAGCCAAGCATAATGAAGACTAGGACCTCTACACCTCCGAAACTCATCCTGCACCTCCTCAATTGTCACCCCCAGCAAATCAACAACCACAGGGGCAGCCTCTTCCTTAGTCGGCTTGCCCAATGAGAAAAAGGACCCTACCACAGGGATGTGCAATAGAGCTGAGACGTCATCTAGAGTGATCGTCATCTCGCCCCACGGCATATGAAATGAGGACGTCTCTGGCATCCATCGCTCAACAAAGGCGGTCACAATGCTAAGGTCAACTGAGCCGCCGTTACAACTATACGGAAGGTGTCCCAACCCTGCAGCTGCCACAAGTGTCTTCACATTGTCAGAGTAGAATTTTACAGGAAAGAAGTGTTTTCCATGATGATGAATCTTCAATGGGGCCCTACATTTGAAGTCAGATCGCACATATGACTTCCAGACGTCATGCGCTATATGCTGCCCAAACTTAGGCAACAGAGAGAGGTCATAGGGACCTCCGGGATACCAAACACCCTCTGTTCCATCACCATCCTCAGACTTTCCATCCTGCTCACTATTACCATCCTCATCACCATCTTCAGAACCCATCTCAACCTCATTCTCATTATCATtctcattatcatcatcattctcattctcattctcataatcattgtcattctcattctcattctccaGACCATCACCATCCTCAGCACCCCAATGTCGTGCATTAACCAGCACACCCTCCTCAACTTCTCCCACACCCTGAGTCCCTTGACGATCTCAGCGAGCGGAAGCATGAGTTCGCGAACGGTCTCGGGGAGGATGTGGTGGTCGTGAAGCCGCTCCCACAACGCGTTGTGTATGTTTTGTCCTTGCCATCATGCCTGTGttaacaaagaaaatcaatgtTAGTTCTTTATTtacaaaacaaaacccaaagcACATATTAATAAAAACATGATTTTATGGCATCACAAGTTTCTGGCCTACACATGATATGAAATCTGTAGCTGACATGATTTCATGCTAATTAACCAGAAATTAGAACTAATTTGAATCACAAAGGAAACAAGCTAGAATATTACAAATTATAACAAGCTAGAATAAAGGGAACAGACCTGAGAATATTACAAAGGAAACAGACCTGTGCTAGAATATTACTAATTTTGAAAATCACATATTAATACTGCAAATTATAACTCCTGTGCTTCTTGATCGAATTACCCTACCGCTATCATAGCTGCGGAAACTACCGCTATCATAGTTGCGGAAACTACCGCTATCATAGCTGCGGAAACTACCGCTATCATAGCTGCGGAAACTAACCCGCGATGCCACACTACCGCAATCCTTGATTGCGGAAAGGTGAAACTGTGTGGGTTTTTAAACAGGCTAACAACTCGGAGGGAACAACATTGGGCAAATGGAATGATAAGGGAACAACTCAGAGGGAAAAACCGTGTGTGGGTTTTTAAGCAAACCAAAGGGAACAACTCAGAGGGACTTACCAGAGTCAAGGTTCCTTCTGAAATTGagtccttcttcctctttctttcttctccttctgaAATCGTGATGGTGATGGACAACGGAGAAACCGTGATGGAGGCTAGGGTTTTGGTGGGGAAATGTGAAGGAGGA
This is a stretch of genomic DNA from Lotus japonicus ecotype B-129 chromosome 1, LjGifu_v1.2. It encodes these proteins:
- the LOC130713130 gene encoding protein MAIN-LIKE 1-like; its protein translation is MGSEDGDEDGNSEQDGKSEDGDGTEGVWYPGGPYDLSLLPKFGQHIAHDVWKSYVRSDFKCRAPLKIHHHGKHFFPVKFYSDNVKTLVAAAGLGHLPYSCNGGSVDLSIVTAFVERWMPETSSFHMPWGEMTITLDDVSALLHIPVVGSFFSLGKPTKEEAAPVVVDLLGVTIEEVQDEFRRCRGPSLHYAWLLALVKNRVKESKWTEAARAYLLRLVGMTLFCDKSNTSVSVAYLKLFRDISLAGQYAWGAAALAYLYGQLGEACKKTGRTVAGYLTLLQAWVYARFPGSLFERKEFPQYKADMSVARRWLAFRGTKKVDQKRLNLDNFPAGGVIWKPYMDHYVHRSFEHVSLYSGFIRFSGSIYPYLPERVSRQFGIVQSKPRAPPSKVSCEDCDAMWMDWRNHTIRGRYVDYPHECDIEYNDWYKQHSHPFMIPEELRVDRWSFLEGQFALLSTYSTVAVNPETVGAPAEGTTMWDVVHTMHSIIQKTLEGPEEPKQRRKKRSASGVGTSADYE
- the LOC130736078 gene encoding uncharacterized protein LOC130736078; the encoded protein is MEAGTSEVDNEHDGTIVVRVDLTKAFTPDKAFASHTDLIDWARCVGKENDYVVIVIRSDYGSAKRKPLITLGCERGGKLRARPGGVDGRWKVIVHSGIHNHDSAETLQGHSFVGRLNPDEKVMVGSMIEKRVKPSDMLIALREKNPNNLTRIKQIYNEKQAYNRIKRGPFSEIQHLMKLLEGDKYAYWSRVEGGSNVIKSLFFAHPDSIHLFNEFPTVVLMDSTYKTNRYKIPLLEMVGVTSTNLTYSIAFAYMANERTNEVLWALNRLKGLIVKEENLPKVIVTDKDNVLMKVIEDVFPAARHLVEGAHSKLKKLLSDSLGDLVKAWTAVNKLLIMQHDKIKESYQLSIFVTEHTLNDVFYKDLRGFVSRAALHMIARERKQIDPAIDPELGVSFESELEALKVKFDRSSAAVRKSIIDSIRMISFPERTSMCPPPKKVPTKGRQKGSSKKVTTKSIKVPSQRSTKRMASRWERINVQYPGSWEGSNSTPNTSQRSTSRVKNQSLRPSMLRQIPEEFHRFIDSLVHVKGDGHCGFRCVAAMLDMGEDKWAIVRRTLIQELDTEFDMYCSIFGIAEANEIRCALHVTSDGPVGDDKWMTVPNMAYIISTAYKVVFMTLAISGCNTFFPLRGSADPPALHKRIAVAFVNENHFIGVVLCDGHPMPLTAHMWTYHRRNEAKTWVDPYSARIDTYSAYLAAKHGGGDHSIMDLSED